In the genome of Mus caroli unplaced genomic scaffold, CAROLI_EIJ_v1.1 scaffold_14744_1, whole genome shotgun sequence, one region contains:
- the LOC110287762 gene encoding gasdermin-A3-like, whose translation MSVFEDVTRALARQLNPRGDLTPLDSLIDFKRFHLFCLVLRKRKSTLFWGARYVQTDHTLLDVLEPGSSPSDPTDSGNFSFKNMLDLQVNGDVEVPKMMKVKGTAGLSQSSKLDVQTLSVAPSSLENLKKERKLSADHSFLKEMRELKKNLYVVTEVVEAKQKVTLEQTVNANAIFSLPSFAPLGLQGSMKDNKAVTIPKGCVLAYRVKQLKVDGEDKWDVPHIFTDSMQTFGPSEKPGEGKLIPKGFQTLKKEVQRETQEVEKLSPVGRSSLLTSLSHLLGKKKELQDLEQKLEGALEEGQEVTLEALPKDVLLSKDAMDAILYFLGALTELSEEQLMILVKSLENKVLPVQLKLVESILEQNFLQDKEGVFPLRPDLLSSLGEEELILTEALVGLSGLEVQRSGPKYTWDPDTRHNLCALYAGLSLLHLLSRDS comes from the exons ATGTCCGTGTTTGAGGATGTTACCCGGGCCCTGGCTAGACAGCTGAACCCTagaggggatctgacacccctaGACAGCCTCATTGACTTCAAACGATTCCATCTTTTCTGCCTGgtgctgaggaagaggaagagcacaCTGTTCTGGGGAGCCCGCTATGTGCAAACCGACCACACTCTCCTGGATGTGCTGGAGCCGGGCAGCTCCCCCTCAG ATCCGACAGACAGTGGCAACTTTAGCTTTAAGAATATGCTGGATCTCCAAGTAAATGGAGATGTGGAAGTGCCAAAGATGATGAAGGTAAAGGGGACTGCGGGTCTGTCACAAAGCAGCAAACTGGATGTGCAGACGCTCAGCGTGGCTCCCTCTTCTCTGGAGAACCTGAAGAAGGAGAG GAAACTGTCAGCAGACCACTCGTTCCTGAAGGAGATGCGGGAACTCAAGAAGAACCTGTATGTAGTGACGGAGGTGGTGGAAGCCAAGCAGAAAGTCACTCTGGAGCAAACTGTCAACGCAAATgccatcttctctctccccagcttTGCCCCACTGGGACTACAG GGATCCATGAAAGACAACAAGGCTGTAACTATCCCCAAGGGCTGCGTCCTGGCCTATCGAGTGAAACAACTGAAGGTCGATGGGGAAGATAAATGGG ACGTTCCACACATTTTCACTGACAGCATGCAAACCTTTGGCCC ttcagaaaagCCAGGAGAAGGGAAGCTCATACCTAAGG GTTTCCAGACATTAAAGAAAGAGGTGCAGCGAGAGACTCAAGAAGTGGAGAAGTTGAGTCCAGTGGGGCGAAGCTCCCTACTCACTTCCCTCAGCCATCtcctaggaaagaagaaagagctcCAGGACCTTGAGCAGAAG CTTGAAGGGGCTCTAGAGGAGGGACAGGAAGTGACCCTGGAAGCACTCCCCAAAGATGTCCTGCTGTCAAAGGACGCTATGGATGCCATCCTCTACTTCCTTGGGGCTCTGACAG AGCTAAGTGAAGAACAACTGATGATTCTAGTAAAATCCTTGGAGAACAAGGTCCTACCAGTACAACTGAAGCTG GTTGAGAGCATCTTGGAGCAGAACTTCCTGCAAGATAAAGAGGGTGTTTTCCCCCTGCGGCCTGATCTGCTCTCCTCCCTCGGGGAGGAGGAACTGATCCTAACAGAAGCACTGGTGGGACTAAGCGGCCTGGAAGTCCAGAGATCAGGCCCCAAGTACACGTGGGATCCGGACACTCGCCACAACCTCTGTGCCCTCTATGCtggtctctccctccttcacctGCTAAGCAGGGATTCCTAA